A genomic stretch from Verrucomicrobiota bacterium includes:
- a CDS encoding dihydrofolate reductase, whose translation MKPVLTAIVAMDPQRLIGAKGQLPWHLPEDLKFFKRTTSGHALLMGRKTFDSIGRPLPKRRNLVLTRDPTWSAPGVEVLHQLSQLPPIRPEERLFLIGGAELYSQLLQHCRELLITHVKEEYRGDTWFPSYQDRFAKTEILQETADFEIARWERRGTDPKSTGPLSSARQRLS comes from the coding sequence ATGAAACCCGTGCTGACCGCCATCGTGGCCATGGACCCGCAGAGACTGATCGGGGCCAAAGGGCAGCTTCCCTGGCACTTGCCGGAGGACCTCAAGTTTTTCAAACGCACCACCAGCGGCCACGCCCTTCTCATGGGGCGCAAAACCTTCGACAGCATTGGTCGGCCCCTGCCCAAGCGACGAAACCTCGTCCTCACCCGAGACCCAACTTGGAGCGCCCCTGGGGTGGAGGTCCTTCACCAGCTCAGCCAGCTCCCCCCGATCCGCCCGGAAGAGCGCCTCTTCCTGATCGGCGGCGCGGAACTCTATTCCCAACTCCTCCAACACTGCCGCGAGCTGCTCATCACGCATGTGAAAGAGGAATATCGGGGCGACACCTGGTTTCCCTCCTACCAAGACCGCTTCGCAAAAACCGAAATCCTTCAAGAAACAGCCGACTTTGAAATCGCCCGCTGGGAGCGACGCGGGACTGACCCGAAAAGCACCGGCCCTCTCTCCTCTGCGCGTCAGCGCCTTTCCTAA
- a CDS encoding NlpC/P60 family protein, which produces MLSLLWTNLLRLGVPVGAVWVIAQSEWGGQRPELPPFEPGEFSFIEIEDRLPSWPAATQEEVQEVTPAGEVSPERLASSGEVGTVEHLLENCVALSQRDLDYIFGSSDPDGGGLDCSGTILWLLREEGIGSVPRQSNFQWEWLKQAGRLQEKGEFPNPRAALAAMEPGDLLFWRNTYDTGVEDRISHVMIYVGQDPESEKHYMFGARSGRLSGLSGAQVDFFEFRWPKNQNEKFAGFGTVPGLQPLLRENATLDQLLALYQPTG; this is translated from the coding sequence ATGCTTTCTCTTCTCTGGACCAATTTGCTGCGACTCGGGGTGCCCGTGGGGGCCGTCTGGGTCATCGCGCAGTCAGAGTGGGGAGGCCAGCGGCCGGAGCTCCCCCCTTTTGAGCCTGGGGAATTTTCCTTCATCGAGATCGAGGACCGGCTGCCGAGCTGGCCCGCTGCGACCCAGGAGGAAGTCCAAGAGGTGACTCCCGCGGGCGAGGTTTCCCCTGAGCGACTTGCCAGTTCGGGCGAGGTGGGAACCGTGGAGCATCTCTTGGAGAATTGCGTGGCCCTCAGCCAGCGTGATCTCGACTACATTTTCGGCTCGAGCGATCCGGACGGGGGTGGACTGGATTGCTCCGGAACCATTCTCTGGCTGCTGCGAGAGGAGGGGATTGGCTCGGTTCCTCGGCAATCGAACTTCCAATGGGAGTGGCTCAAGCAGGCCGGGCGCTTGCAGGAAAAAGGAGAGTTTCCCAATCCGCGGGCGGCTCTCGCAGCGATGGAGCCCGGCGATCTCTTGTTTTGGCGGAATACCTACGACACGGGAGTCGAGGATCGGATTTCCCATGTCATGATCTACGTCGGACAAGATCCCGAGTCAGAAAAGCACTATATGTTCGGGGCCAGGAGTGGTCGCCTGAGCGGCCTCTCCGGAGCCCAGGTCGACTTTTTCGAATTCCGTTGGCCGAAGAACCAGAACGAGAAGTTTGCCGGGTTCGGGACCGTTCCCGGCCTCCAGCCGCTCTTGCGAGAGAACGCGACCCTGGATCAGCTTTTGGCCTTATACCAACCGACCGGATAA
- the moeB gene encoding molybdopterin-synthase adenylyltransferase MoeB, which translates to MRTLPPPETFTEIPLSEAERERYLRQTSLPGFGEAGQEALRSARVLCIGAGGLGCPALTYLAAAGVGTLGIVDPDQVERSNLHRQPLHGENDLGQRKTDSAARQLRAINPHVEVKTHAIPFTVENAAELLSDYDLLLDGTDNFPTRYLSNDAAFFAGKPNVYGSVFRFEGSVSLFDPHRGGPCYRCLFPEPPEEGSVPNCAEGGVLGVLPGIIGSLQALEAIKWLTGLGDSLRGRLLHFDASTMKFRTLALRADPSCPLCGEAPTLKRLQAVQLPCALGLGELSPEELETQQKLDPTLQLIDVREEREFLQGHIPGARLLPLSQLLQRLGEIDRQRPVYLHCQKGGRSAQAGRLLLDQGFSPVTHLVGGYQAWLSSQS; encoded by the coding sequence ATGAGGACGCTGCCTCCCCCAGAAACCTTCACGGAGATTCCTCTCTCGGAAGCCGAGCGCGAGCGCTACCTCCGCCAGACCTCTCTCCCCGGATTTGGAGAGGCCGGCCAAGAGGCCTTGCGTTCGGCCCGCGTCCTCTGCATTGGGGCCGGGGGGCTAGGCTGTCCTGCCCTGACCTACCTCGCAGCTGCCGGAGTCGGCACGCTGGGGATCGTGGATCCAGATCAGGTGGAGCGCAGCAATTTGCACCGGCAGCCCCTTCATGGGGAGAATGACCTGGGTCAGCGCAAGACCGATTCGGCGGCTCGGCAGCTCCGCGCCATCAATCCCCACGTGGAAGTGAAAACGCACGCCATTCCCTTCACGGTAGAGAATGCGGCTGAGCTCTTGAGCGACTACGACCTTTTGCTCGACGGCACCGACAACTTCCCCACCCGATACCTCTCCAACGACGCTGCCTTTTTCGCCGGAAAACCGAATGTCTACGGGAGTGTCTTCCGCTTCGAGGGCTCGGTTTCTCTCTTTGACCCTCACCGCGGCGGGCCCTGCTACCGCTGCCTCTTCCCCGAGCCGCCAGAGGAAGGGTCGGTCCCAAATTGTGCTGAAGGGGGCGTCTTGGGGGTGCTCCCGGGCATCATCGGTTCCCTCCAAGCCTTGGAAGCCATCAAGTGGCTGACCGGCCTCGGAGATTCCTTGCGGGGTCGCTTGCTGCACTTTGATGCCAGCACCATGAAGTTCCGGACCCTCGCCCTCCGGGCCGACCCCTCCTGCCCTCTTTGTGGAGAAGCGCCCACCCTCAAGCGACTCCAAGCCGTCCAGCTTCCCTGCGCCCTCGGCTTGGGAGAACTCAGCCCGGAAGAACTGGAAACCCAGCAAAAGCTTGATCCCACTCTCCAGCTCATCGATGTGCGCGAAGAGAGGGAATTCCTCCAAGGCCACATTCCCGGCGCCCGCTTGCTTCCCCTCTCCCAGCTCCTGCAGCGCTTGGGAGAAATCGACCGCCAACGTCCCGTCTACCTCCACTGCCAGAAAGGCGGCCGCAGCGCCCAGGCCGGGCGGCTTCTGCTCGACCAAGGCTTCTCGCCGGTCACCCACCTGGTCGGCGGCTACCAAGCGTGGCTCTCCTCGCAGTCCTAA
- a CDS encoding replication-associated recombination protein A — translation MALLAVLKMDDLFPKRAPRSDSHPTASEALPLAARMRPTRLEEVIGQEHLLAEGKLLHRAIQADQFTSLILYGPPGTGKTTLATVIAHQTDSRFVSLNGVESNVADIRDTIEAARSLQRLRDQSTLLFIDEIHRFNKAQQDVLLPHIERGTVRFIGATTHNPYFYLNSPLVSRSQIFSLEPVAEEALKKLLERALQDPAKGYGRLKITAEEAALSHLAKLSDGDVRKALNSLELAVQTTPATGGVVRLTLEIAEESIQKKAIVYDGDGDAHHDTISAFIKSIRGSDPDAALYWLAKMLHAGEDPRFVSRRLVIAASEDIGLADSAALRVAMDAHQALEFLGMPEGRIPLAHATVYLATAPKSNTAYAALGAATRDVEQGRTLAVPEHLRTATRKKLAQASGVPEEKLRYQNSHDHPGDFLPQSYLPEGRRYYHPGENGLEKRIKERLEHWRAHFEESKPSTR, via the coding sequence GTGGCTCTCCTCGCAGTCCTAAAAATGGACGACCTCTTTCCCAAAAGAGCGCCCCGGAGCGATTCTCATCCGACCGCTAGCGAAGCTCTCCCGCTAGCCGCTCGCATGCGCCCGACGCGCTTGGAAGAAGTCATCGGCCAGGAACACCTCCTGGCCGAGGGCAAGCTGCTCCACCGCGCCATTCAGGCGGATCAATTCACCTCCCTCATCCTCTACGGCCCGCCCGGCACCGGCAAGACCACGCTCGCCACCGTCATCGCCCACCAGACCGACTCACGCTTCGTCTCCCTCAACGGCGTCGAGTCGAATGTGGCCGACATCCGCGATACTATCGAAGCCGCTCGCTCTCTTCAGCGGCTTCGGGACCAAAGCACCCTCCTCTTTATCGATGAAATCCACCGCTTCAACAAAGCGCAGCAAGACGTCCTGCTCCCTCACATTGAGCGCGGCACTGTCCGGTTCATCGGTGCCACCACCCACAATCCCTACTTTTACCTCAACTCCCCGCTCGTCTCACGCTCCCAAATTTTCTCGCTGGAGCCTGTGGCCGAAGAAGCCCTCAAGAAGCTTCTCGAACGGGCTCTCCAAGACCCGGCCAAAGGCTACGGTCGCTTAAAAATCACGGCCGAGGAAGCGGCTCTCTCCCATCTGGCGAAACTCTCGGACGGGGACGTGCGCAAGGCGCTCAACTCTCTGGAACTGGCCGTCCAAACCACCCCCGCCACCGGTGGCGTGGTGCGCCTGACCCTGGAAATTGCCGAGGAGTCCATTCAGAAAAAAGCCATCGTCTACGATGGCGATGGCGATGCCCACCACGACACCATCAGTGCCTTCATCAAGAGCATCCGCGGCTCTGATCCCGATGCCGCGCTCTACTGGCTGGCGAAAATGCTCCACGCCGGCGAAGACCCACGCTTCGTCTCCCGGCGCCTCGTCATCGCAGCCAGCGAGGACATCGGCCTGGCCGACTCCGCAGCCCTGCGCGTGGCCATGGACGCTCACCAAGCCCTCGAGTTCCTCGGCATGCCGGAAGGCCGCATCCCCCTGGCCCACGCCACCGTCTACCTCGCCACCGCGCCCAAAAGCAACACCGCCTATGCCGCCCTCGGGGCCGCCACCCGAGACGTAGAGCAAGGCCGCACCTTGGCCGTTCCAGAGCATCTGCGGACTGCCACCCGCAAGAAGCTCGCCCAAGCCAGCGGCGTCCCCGAAGAGAAACTCCGCTACCAAAACTCTCACGACCACCCAGGCGATTTCCTCCCACAAAGCTACCTACCTGAGGGCCGCCGCTACTACCACCCGGGAGAAAACGGTCTCGAAAAGCGCATCAAAGAACGCCTCGAGCACTGGCGCGCCCACTTCGAAGAATCGAAACCATCCACCCGCTGA
- a CDS encoding ApaG domain: protein MSVAIKELPELKVFVRDVVYMPNLDAPEDRPHPFVYYISIKNESQGPLRIRGRKWVVTDLEGNTTVVEGEGVVSQQPNIEPEQEFSYNSYHVIGCDSFAEGAFFAEQPDGQVVFTRIPRFEMKVPQWA from the coding sequence ATGTCGGTCGCGATCAAAGAATTGCCAGAGCTGAAGGTCTTTGTGCGGGATGTGGTCTACATGCCGAATTTGGATGCACCGGAAGATCGCCCCCATCCTTTCGTCTACTACATCTCGATCAAAAACGAGAGCCAAGGCCCTCTCCGGATCCGAGGGCGGAAGTGGGTCGTGACGGACCTGGAGGGGAACACGACGGTGGTGGAGGGCGAAGGGGTGGTCAGCCAGCAACCCAACATCGAGCCGGAGCAGGAGTTTTCCTACAATAGCTACCATGTGATTGGCTGCGATAGCTTCGCCGAAGGAGCGTTTTTCGCGGAACAGCCCGACGGCCAGGTGGTCTTCACCCGCATTCCCCGCTTCGAGATGAAGGTGCCCCAGTGGGCCTGA
- the thiD gene encoding bifunctional hydroxymethylpyrimidine kinase/phosphomethylpyrimidine kinase, which translates to MEPHFTENTPVCLTIAGSDCSAGAGIQADLKTFSAFRTFGLSALTCVVSETPREVAAVEAVSPGMLASQVSLLLRSYPVAALKTGMLFSAAHMEAVADALGDSPPPLIVDPVMIASTGDPLIEPEAVDYLAQRILPLATCLTPNLDEASHLLARPIQSRADMESACHELAVRFQTAVLLKGGHLDESEEAFDLLVSEGRRQALTAPRLTDVSTHGTGCTYSAALCAALAQGAELPEAARQAKSYLTQAIRQSHRWPNGLQALAH; encoded by the coding sequence ATGGAGCCTCACTTTACCGAAAACACGCCCGTCTGCCTGACCATCGCCGGTTCGGATTGCTCGGCCGGGGCCGGCATTCAGGCAGACCTGAAAACCTTCTCCGCCTTCCGGACTTTCGGTCTCTCAGCCCTCACCTGCGTCGTATCCGAAACCCCCCGGGAAGTGGCCGCAGTGGAGGCGGTTTCCCCAGGCATGCTGGCGAGCCAGGTCTCCCTCCTGCTCCGCTCCTATCCGGTGGCGGCCCTCAAGACCGGGATGCTCTTTTCGGCCGCGCACATGGAAGCGGTCGCGGACGCTTTGGGCGACTCCCCGCCACCCCTCATCGTGGACCCCGTCATGATCGCCTCCACCGGAGATCCTCTGATCGAGCCAGAGGCCGTGGACTACCTCGCGCAACGAATCCTCCCCCTGGCCACCTGCCTCACGCCCAATCTGGACGAGGCCAGCCACCTTCTCGCTCGTCCGATCCAGAGCCGGGCCGACATGGAGAGCGCCTGCCACGAGCTGGCCGTGCGCTTCCAAACCGCAGTGCTTCTCAAAGGCGGCCACTTGGACGAAAGCGAAGAGGCCTTCGATCTGCTGGTGAGCGAAGGACGCCGCCAAGCCCTGACCGCGCCCCGCCTGACCGACGTCAGCACCCACGGCACCGGCTGCACCTACTCGGCCGCCCTCTGCGCAGCGCTCGCCCAAGGCGCCGAACTTCCGGAAGCGGCTCGCCAAGCAAAATCCTATCTCACCCAGGCCATTCGCCAAAGCCACCGTTGGCCAAATGGCCTCCAAGCGCTCGCCCATTGA